The following coding sequences lie in one Arachis ipaensis cultivar K30076 chromosome B03, Araip1.1, whole genome shotgun sequence genomic window:
- the LOC107631808 gene encoding NADH dehydrogenase [ubiquinone] iron-sulfur protein 8, mitochondrial, with the protein MAAFLARKSLLALRTRQLAVAGQGLHNSQNYALRFNAHSFSTKKEDEEREQLAKELSKDWSSVFERSINTLFLTEMVRGLMLTLKYFFDTKVTINYPFEKGPLSPRFRGEHALRRYPTGEERCIACKLCEAICPAQAITIEAEEREDGSRRTTRYDIDMTKCIYCGFCQEACPVDAIVEGPNFEFATETHEELLYDKEKLLENGDRWETEIAENLRSESLYR; encoded by the exons ATGGCAGCATTCTTGGCTCGGAAGTCACTTCTTGCTCTTCGTACCCGCCAGCTG GCTGTAGCTGGTCAAGGGCTGCATAACTCACAAAACTATGCCCTGCGATTCAATGCACACTCCTTCTCTACCAAAAAAG aagatgaagaaagaGAGCAACTAGCTAAGGAACTTTCAAAGGATTGGAGTTCTG TTTTTGAGCGTAGCATCAATACCCTGTTTCTGACTGAAATGGTTCGGGGTCTAATGTTAACGCTGAAATACTTCTTTGACACAAAAGTCACA ATCAATTATCCATTTGAGAAAGGCCCTTTGAGCCCTCGTTTCCGTGGTGAACATGCACTGCGACGATATCCAACAGGAGAGGAACGCTGCATTGCTTGCAAACTTTGTGAAGCT ATATGTCCTGCACAAGCAATCACAATTGAGGCTGAGGAACGAGAAGATGGCAGTCGCAGGACAACTCG GTATGATATTGACATGACCAAGTGCATCTATTGTGGATTTTGTCAAGAGGCGTGCCCTGTTGATGCCATTGTTGAAGGGCCAAACTTTGAATTTGCTACAGAGACTCATGAG GAGCTACTTTATGACAAAGAGAAGCTACTTGAGAATGGAGATCGATGGGAAACTGAAATAGCGGAGAACCTGAGATCTGAAAGCCTTTATCGCTGA
- the LOC107631807 gene encoding ubiquitin fusion degradation protein 1 homolog isoform X1, with protein sequence MFFDGYGYHGTSFEQTYRCYPASFIEKPQLESGDKIIMPPSALDRLASLHIDYPMLFELRNDAAERVSHCGVLEFIAEEGMIYMPYWLVDLQMMENMLLQEGSIVRVKNVTLPKGTYVKLQPHTKDFLDISNPKAILETTLRNFSCLTTGDSIMVAYNNKKYYIDIIETKPANAISIIETDCEVDFAPPLDYKEPEKPSLPASSGKAAAAVEETPAETEPKFNPFSGAGRRLDGKPLNYQPPPVSSSGSKDKKPDVPNANSQSSAASSSQSNARQAQGKLVFGSNANRTKDTGKAKQSKEEPPKEKEENKFQPFTGKKYSLRG encoded by the exons ATG TTttttgatggatatggatatcaTGGGACATCATTTGAGCAGACTTACCGATGTTACCCTGCTTCGTTTATTGAGAAG CCCCAACTCGAAAGTGGTGATAAAA TTATAATGCCTCCATCAGCACTTGATCGTCTAG CATCACTGCATATTGATTATCCAATGTTGTTTGAACTTCGGAATGATGCTGCTGAGCGGGTTTCTCACTGTGGAGTTTTGGAGTTCATAGCAGAAGAAGGCATGATATACATGCCATATTGG TTAGTTGATTTACAGATGATGGAGAACATGCTTCTACAAGAGGGGAGCATTGTAAGAGTGAAAAATGTGACCCTACCGAAGGGGACATATGTTAAGTTACAGCCTCACACAAAGGATTTCTTGGATATTTCTAATCCTAAAGCTAT ATTAGAAACAACATTGAGGAATTTTTCCTGCTTGACCACCGGAGATAGCATTATGGTTGCTTACAACAACAAGAAGTATTACATAGATATTATAGAAACAAAGCCTGCCAATGCTATAAGCATCATTGAGACTGACTGTGAGGTGGACTTTGCTCCTCCTCTAGATTATAAGGAACCTGAAAAGCCCTCTCTACCAGCTTCTTCAGGCAAGGCAGCAGCTGCTG TTGAAGAGACCCCTGCTGAGACTGAGCCCAAGTTTAACCCATTTTCTGGGGCTGGGAGACGCTTGGATGGAAAGCCATTGAACTATCAGCCTCCTCCAGTTTCTTCTTCGGGTTCTAAGGACAAGAAACCTGATGTTCCAAATGCTAATTCACAGTCGTCTGCAGCGTCTAGCTCACAAAGTAATGCTCGTCAAGCTCAGGGCAAGCTTGTGTTTGGGTCAAATGCAAACCGTACTAAAGATACGGGAAAA GCAAAACAGTCAAAAGAAGAGCCAcctaaagagaaagaagaaaataaatttcAGCCTTTCACTGGAAAGAAGTATTCTTTACGGGGTTAA
- the LOC107631807 gene encoding ubiquitin fusion degradation protein 1 homolog isoform X2, which produces MFFDGYGYHGTSFEQTYRCYPASFIEKPQLESGDKIIMPPSALDRLASLHIDYPMLFELRNDAAERVSHCGVLEFIAEEGMIYMPYWMMENMLLQEGSIVRVKNVTLPKGTYVKLQPHTKDFLDISNPKAILETTLRNFSCLTTGDSIMVAYNNKKYYIDIIETKPANAISIIETDCEVDFAPPLDYKEPEKPSLPASSGKAAAAVEETPAETEPKFNPFSGAGRRLDGKPLNYQPPPVSSSGSKDKKPDVPNANSQSSAASSSQSNARQAQGKLVFGSNANRTKDTGKAKQSKEEPPKEKEENKFQPFTGKKYSLRG; this is translated from the exons ATG TTttttgatggatatggatatcaTGGGACATCATTTGAGCAGACTTACCGATGTTACCCTGCTTCGTTTATTGAGAAG CCCCAACTCGAAAGTGGTGATAAAA TTATAATGCCTCCATCAGCACTTGATCGTCTAG CATCACTGCATATTGATTATCCAATGTTGTTTGAACTTCGGAATGATGCTGCTGAGCGGGTTTCTCACTGTGGAGTTTTGGAGTTCATAGCAGAAGAAGGCATGATATACATGCCATATTGG ATGATGGAGAACATGCTTCTACAAGAGGGGAGCATTGTAAGAGTGAAAAATGTGACCCTACCGAAGGGGACATATGTTAAGTTACAGCCTCACACAAAGGATTTCTTGGATATTTCTAATCCTAAAGCTAT ATTAGAAACAACATTGAGGAATTTTTCCTGCTTGACCACCGGAGATAGCATTATGGTTGCTTACAACAACAAGAAGTATTACATAGATATTATAGAAACAAAGCCTGCCAATGCTATAAGCATCATTGAGACTGACTGTGAGGTGGACTTTGCTCCTCCTCTAGATTATAAGGAACCTGAAAAGCCCTCTCTACCAGCTTCTTCAGGCAAGGCAGCAGCTGCTG TTGAAGAGACCCCTGCTGAGACTGAGCCCAAGTTTAACCCATTTTCTGGGGCTGGGAGACGCTTGGATGGAAAGCCATTGAACTATCAGCCTCCTCCAGTTTCTTCTTCGGGTTCTAAGGACAAGAAACCTGATGTTCCAAATGCTAATTCACAGTCGTCTGCAGCGTCTAGCTCACAAAGTAATGCTCGTCAAGCTCAGGGCAAGCTTGTGTTTGGGTCAAATGCAAACCGTACTAAAGATACGGGAAAA GCAAAACAGTCAAAAGAAGAGCCAcctaaagagaaagaagaaaataaatttcAGCCTTTCACTGGAAAGAAGTATTCTTTACGGGGTTAA
- the LOC107631806 gene encoding ankyrin repeat-containing protein At2g01680 encodes MMESSKALRFITHQSLFSTVRSGDLDELKKLVEQLRKEESCSCASDASSSSISDVMSLQNDAGSSIGYIIYSPWNNFSYCYNLKDVFSFLLKLCDFEIVKIRSKSDMNAFHVAAKRGHLDIVREFLSTWPELCKLSDSSNTSPLYSAAVQDHLDVVNAILEVDASSMMIVRKNGKTSLHNAARYGMVRIVKVLIARDPAIVSIKDKKGQTALHMAVKGQCSAVVEEILQADPTILNERDKKGNTALHMATRKGREQIVTLLLCYTAMEVNAINKQQETALDLADKLPYGDPSLVIKEALAEYGAKHARNVGKIDEAMELKRTVSDIKHEVQSQLIQNETTRRRVSGIAKELKKLHREAVQNTINSVTVVAVLFASIAFLAIFNLPGQYITGGSDAGKANIANRLGFKVFCLLNSTSLFISLAVVVVQITLVAWDTRAQRQVVSVVNKLMWAACACTCGAFLAIAFEVVGEHTWMALTITILGVPILVGTLASLCYFVFRQHFGVFRSDSQRRIKRASGSKSFSWSYSANISDLDEYNSDIERIYAL; translated from the exons ATGATGGAGTCTTCGAAGGCTCTGCGGTTCATAACACACCAATCGTTGTTCTCGACCGTTCGATCTGGAGACCTTGATGAGCTGAAGAAGCTGGTGGAGCAGCTGAGAAAGGAAGAGTCTTGTTCTTGTGCTTCAGATGCATCATCTTCATCGATTTCTGACGTGATGTCCCTTCAGAACGATGCTG GTTCTTCAATTGGGTATATAATATATTCACCTTGGAATAACTTTTCTTATTGTTATAATCTGAAGGACGTGTTCAGCTTCTTGCTCAAACTCTGTGACTTCGAGATAGTGAAGATCAGGTCCAAGTCTGACATGAACGCCTTTCATGTTGCAGCCAAGCGTGGTCATCTTG ATATTGTGAGGGAGTTTTTGAGTACTTGGCCAGAGCTTTGTAAGTTATCTGACTCATCAAACACCAGCCCGCTATATTCGGCTGCTGTTCAAGATCATCTGGATGTGGTCAATGCTATCTTGGAAGTCGACGCCAGTTCCATGATGATAGTTAGGAAAAATGGGAAAACTTCCCTGCACAATGCTGCTAGGTATGGTATGGTTCGAATTGTGAAAGTTCTTATTGCCCGGGATCCAGCAATAGTCTCCATCAAAGATAAAAAAGGTCAAACTGCACTTCACATGGCTGTCAAAGGACAGTGTAGTGCAGTGGTGGAGGAGATATTACAAGCTGATCCAACTATACTGAACGAACGGGACAAGAAAGGCAATACAGCTCTTCACATGGCTACGAGGAAAGGCCGTGAGCAG ATTGTGACCCTTTTGCTATGCTATACCGCCATGGAAGTTAACGCCATCAATAAGCAGCAGGAAACAGCTTTGGATTTGGCAGATAAGCTGCCGTATGGAGATCCGTCTTTGGTAATTAAGGAAGCCCTTGCAGAGTATGGTGCCAAGCATGCCAGGAATGTCGGAAAAATAGATGAAGCCATGGAACTCAAAAGAACTGTCAGTGACATAAAACATGAGGTGCAGTCACAACTTATACAAAATGAAACTACTCGTAGACGAGTTTCTGGAATTGCCAAGGAACTGAAGAAACTTCACAGGGAAGCAGTTCAGAACACCATTAATTCTGTCACAGTCGTAGCTGTCCTTTTTGCCTCAATAGCATTCCTGGCCATATTCAATTTGCCTGGTCAGTATATAACAGGAGGATCAGATGCAGGGAAGGCCAATATTGCCAATCGTCTCGGCTTCAAAGTTTTCTGCCTTCTGAATTCTACATCTCTCTTCATCTCACTTGCAGTCGTCGTAGTTCAAATCACTTTAGTAGCATGGGACACAAGGGCTCAAAGGCAGGTTGTATCAGTGGTTAACAAGCTAATGTGGGCTGCATGTGCTTGCACATGTGGTGCTTTTCTTGCAATAGCTTTTGAGGTTGTTGGAGAACACACATGGATGGCCTTGACCATCACCATTTTGGGAGTACCAATTCTAGTTGGAACACTAGCAAGCTTGTGCTACTTTGTTTTTCGACAACATTTTGGTGTTTTCCGCAGCGATTCACAGAGGCGAATCAAGAGAGCTAGCGGAAGCAAATCTTTTTCATGGTCGTACTCTGCAAATATATCAGACTTGGACGAATATAATTCCGACATTGAAAGGATCTATGCTCTGTGA